The genomic region tgtgttaacgctttatggttggcacatttgtgactagcgtaaaaaaaaattcgcgtttttctgatgaaatacatccgtaaacagcacaatatctaaccattttctacgaaaaacaataatcacaacttaatcacaaatccaaaataataaaattactataagtcaatttgattaatattgtcaatcttcgttgcgtatcgtccttgccGAAAAATACGGACCATTTTAtggctgatcgtgcggggtgaggtaagtgtttaattttggcgggaggcggagagtgtccgttctgtagcgtttagctactattatgtattctgtggtactagtttattataataatgaaactaaatattatgtagtatgcAAATATACTACTGTCAGTATTCAATGAATGTACTAATTCATATGTAATAAGGTCATgcataataaaacaacagaGTTAAAATAAACGCATTTAATGCCATTTCTTTGTATCGCGACTCGCCCGACTAGCGTCCATCCACAATTTAGCTTATTGTCACCCAACGGcattacaaaacaaattataacaGCTAACATCATTAGGCTCCCTAATTTATCACAATTGGCACCTATAGAGGTCTAACAATCATACAAAtactatacaataatttaaaatacattcacgatgaaataaattacaatagcCGATGCTTAAAAGCAATAGAATAGAAAcgattacattaattaatatattatttaagtcttaaaacacttttttgaggatattttttatgcttttctttttcttgCTACCGTTTTCACTGAGCTGACCGTTCTGAGATATTTCCGTGGAGTCGGACCAGAGGCTGCCCGTGGGAGATTCTGAGGCGGCCTTTTTGCCTATTTTTCCATTGAAAATAGGTTCTATGGTCCTCATTATGGGACTCGGCGTGCTTCTTAAGCTCTGTCTGTTGAGAGTCCTTAAAAATGCCGGAGACGAGAGCCGTCTTGTTTTGAGGGTCTTGTTCTTCAAGTTATTGAAGAAAGACCCGTTCGTTTTTGGTAActctttcttattatttacatcGATAAACTCTACAGGCTCTGGCACGGGCGCGAAGTATTCGCCTTCGTCTAACGGTATGGGATTGTCGTCCAGTTTCCTCACTTCATCTTGATCGATGATGCTAGAATCTGGTTCCATACTCTGGTGTACTATGGATGGTTTTCGTCTTCTGTTTTTCCGAGCAATCTGCCATTCGCCGCTGTCTTGCTCTCTGACCAATTCGTCAGTGGATTGTCGCGCTATTTGAAACGCTTCTTCACTGGGCCTTCGTTTCTTGATCGCTGGTGTTGCGTGCCCACTTACACCTTCAACCGACTTTCGCCTTAACTTATCTTGTCTTTTCCTGAGCTTTTTGGGTATATGCACTATTATTGGTTCTGCTTTCCATCtctttgttaaataatagataattgCAGTGACGATTATAGCTTGGAATACGATGAATTTGAAGAAGGTCACGTTTCCGAACCAGCTGTCCCTTTCCTCCATTAGAAGTTCCATTGTTTTTGTCATCTGTGCTAGTTGTTCCTGTACGTTGTTCATTTGTTCTAGATATTTCTGCTCCCTCTCGTTGCTTTTCTTCCTTTCTTCGGTCATGTGAACTATGGTCTTTTCGAAAGACTTTTGCATTTCTTCTACTTGTTTCTTGTACCGTCGACTCAGCTCTTCTAGATACTGTCCCGAGAGAGACATGTTGCGCTCGAGCGTCTGTAATTGAAAAACATCAAcgttaatataaattacaaaaaacgcATGCTTTCTTAGAGACTAGAGGGGatctatataaattaaatctaaaataattataatcaattttgaaaattaacatttaaaggACCaggaatttatatttatggaattattttcataattatggaatgattaaatattgtttaaaaattcaacatattatttgtGAAGTTATTGTTAATCAACcagtaaaaattcaaaaagatTTATATCATTATTTCTTAGAGAAATGTAATGCATAGCTCAACTAGAACAGACATTTCCATAATAAGTAATGACCAAGCTAGTGTATGATGTAGCCAATATGTATgagtaatacatattatatactttttaatgttCCAGGAAGATCAGATTTATAGTGTccaaatagttttaataagtgccaatgattattttataatacccACCTTTACTCTATTTGATAGCCGCAGGAACACGGATTCCTTTTGTATTGTAGTTGAGGCTGGATTCTGGTTTATGGGGTTTTGTGTTCCAGGCGGCGTCGGATCCACTGCCATTTGATCGAAATCCGACATAAAATTATCGTTATCGGTAATAATTGTTGCATCGTTTATTTCTTCCCCTCCATTATTCACTGTTTCTTTGGTTTTCTCTACCGATATTTCTAGTTTACCATTTTTATCAGGCCTCTGATTGCTTTCCTTATTTTCTGCGTCAGGtatttcaacatttttatgttCAGGCGATATTTCTTCATGCCACTCAGGTACTGGGGCGTCCTCAATAAACGCCGGTGTTTCATCTTTAATAGTCTCTATGTTGTCTTCTTTTAATACATCTACGGGGGTACTGTCATTCTTCTCTTCAGGTACAACAAGTTTCTCCTCCGACATAACAGTTTCATTGTCTTTATCATTATCAGTGTCGTTACTTTTAATTGGAATAGAATTTACATCATGTTCACTATTTGTTTCACTGTTTATTTTCTGCGGTGACTCGTCAATTGTTATATTTGTGGTAACATTTAATTCAGTCTCAAAACTAGTGTTTAATACGACCTTCTTCTCCTTAATCGCAAGGATATTACACAAAGCGGCCAAGTATTTTGGCGGAAACATAGCGTTCATATACGCAACACGTTCATCACTGAACTCTATTGTCTTTGTACTTTTAAAATCTAAACCGAACCGCTGACATATCCCCGTACACTTCAACGTGTCTCTCAGGAACACTTGCCGCACtaaatttgttaatttgtCCGAGCTACAACTAAGAAGTTCATACACTTCACTGTAAAGAGTTTCACTACAATTATCACACACTATAATATGGCTGGGAGAGCAACACCGTTTGTACACTTTGTCTGATAATGTATCGTTTTGTTCACTAGACACATTTTTAGGAACTTCCGTTTTAAACGCTTGAGCAGCTTTCTTAACAATAGACATGACCGCATCTCTTGCGGAGCCGAAGAGATTCTTCGTCGGCTCCGTTTCTGCTGCCGGAATATCAGGAACGTCTATTATTTCATCATCTTCATCTTCCTCAATATGAGGTGAATGTTGAGAGCTTTCCTTTTCAAGTACTTCGAACTCCGACGTTCCGTAAACCTTGAACAGCGAAATGGGACAATAGTGTTCAGACCCGTGGTGCGAAAGCATCTcaactttaataaatttccCAAACAGATGTGGAAATAAATCGAAACTCTGCACGTCTCTCATGTCTTGCGCGGTGAACTGACCGACGCTTGCCCATTCCCGTGTCGGGAAACGATCGCTGAAGTACACAGCGATGTCTTTGGGAGTTGAAGAGaacaattcaaaatttgcTATTTCTATCTTTTGAGCTTGAACAGCCTCACACAGCTCCACCACGAACCAGATGCGACTGTTACATGTATTGAGCATGTACTCGTCTCTGTTGGGAGACAATATGGAACTCGCGGAACCCGCTTCTGGGTTCACGGCGATCACTTTGGCCCCGCACGCTGGCGACGCGTAGTTCTTTGACCGCAACTTGGTGCTCTTACTGCTAAAATTCGTATTGCTATGACTAGGTTGACTCGAGTGGTTCAACACTGTATCTTGTTTCTCCGCTTCCGCTAACTGCTTTTGTGCCCACTCTGAGAATGATGGTATGTCT from Colias croceus chromosome 3, ilColCroc2.1 harbors:
- the LOC123706449 gene encoding SUN domain-containing ossification factor isoform X2, with the protein product MSPPRALLAALLLCQLLSYGGHQGLTKIFYTLPDTGQPPILISLTDNAKLDLRTADELLFANESEQHNDTQSFTIVDNSSDSEKVPEVAEKESTEPRLIVKAKSMHETRQVEEAFQTVTPVPEHESTVESQPDNESLGEDIPETPQEDIPSFSEWAQKQLAEAEKQDTVLNHSSQPSHSNTNFSSKSTKLRSKNYASPACGAKVIAVNPEAGSASSILSPNRDEYMLNTCNSRIWFVVELCEAVQAQKIEIANFELFSSTPKDIAVYFSDRFPTREWASVGQFTAQDMRDVQSFDLFPHLFGKFIKVEMLSHHGSEHYCPISLFKVYGTSEFEVLEKESSQHSPHIEEDEDDEIIDVPDIPAAETEPTKNLFGSARDAVMSIVKKAAQAFKTEVPKNVSSEQNDTLSDKVYKRCCSPSHIIVCDNCSETLYSEVYELLSCSSDKLTNLVRQVFLRDTLKCTGICQRFGLDFKSTKTIEFSDERVAYMNAMFPPKYLAALCNILAIKEKKVVLNTSFETELNVTTNITIDESPQKINSETNSEHDVNSIPIKSNDTDNDKDNETVMSEEKLVVPEEKNDSTPVDVLKEDNIETIKDETPAFIEDAPVPEWHEEISPEHKNVEIPDAENKESNQRPDKNGKLEISVEKTKETVNNGGEEINDATIITDNDNFMSDFDQMAVDPTPPGTQNPINQNPASTTIQKESVFLRLSNRVKTLERNMSLSGQYLEELSRRYKKQVEEMQKSFEKTIVHMTEERKKSNEREQKYLEQMNNVQEQLAQMTKTMELLMEERDSWFGNVTFFKFIVFQAIIVTAIIYYLTKRWKAEPIIVHIPKKLRKRQDKLRRKSVEGVSGHATPAIKKRRPSEEAFQIARQSTDELVREQDSGEWQIARKNRRRKPSIVHQSMEPDSSIIDQDEVRKLDDNPIPLDEGEYFAPVPEPVEFIDVNNKKELPKTNGSFFNNLKNKTLKTRRLSSPAFLRTLNRQSLRSTPSPIMRTIEPIFNGKIGKKAASESPTGSLWSDSTEISQNGQLSENGSKKKKSIKNILKKVF
- the LOC123706449 gene encoding SUN domain-containing ossification factor isoform X1 — translated: MKGGLCIIYTSLLTISVLSSCALFLLVVSEALQVDDIEAKVDLSGLHNVSKKSGEIVSGPADELPERPPETDVPGEQHTEEDDKKMKFPDTLSVNSVTTDGLPDTGQPPILISLTDNAKLDLRTADELLFANESEQHNDTQSFTIVDNSSDSEKVPEVAEKESTEPRLIVKAKSMHETRQVEEAFQTVTPVPEHESTVESQPDNESLGEDIPETPQEDIPSFSEWAQKQLAEAEKQDTVLNHSSQPSHSNTNFSSKSTKLRSKNYASPACGAKVIAVNPEAGSASSILSPNRDEYMLNTCNSRIWFVVELCEAVQAQKIEIANFELFSSTPKDIAVYFSDRFPTREWASVGQFTAQDMRDVQSFDLFPHLFGKFIKVEMLSHHGSEHYCPISLFKVYGTSEFEVLEKESSQHSPHIEEDEDDEIIDVPDIPAAETEPTKNLFGSARDAVMSIVKKAAQAFKTEVPKNVSSEQNDTLSDKVYKRCCSPSHIIVCDNCSETLYSEVYELLSCSSDKLTNLVRQVFLRDTLKCTGICQRFGLDFKSTKTIEFSDERVAYMNAMFPPKYLAALCNILAIKEKKVVLNTSFETELNVTTNITIDESPQKINSETNSEHDVNSIPIKSNDTDNDKDNETVMSEEKLVVPEEKNDSTPVDVLKEDNIETIKDETPAFIEDAPVPEWHEEISPEHKNVEIPDAENKESNQRPDKNGKLEISVEKTKETVNNGGEEINDATIITDNDNFMSDFDQMAVDPTPPGTQNPINQNPASTTIQKESVFLRLSNRVKTLERNMSLSGQYLEELSRRYKKQVEEMQKSFEKTIVHMTEERKKSNEREQKYLEQMNNVQEQLAQMTKTMELLMEERDSWFGNVTFFKFIVFQAIIVTAIIYYLTKRWKAEPIIVHIPKKLRKRQDKLRRKSVEGVSGHATPAIKKRRPSEEAFQIARQSTDELVREQDSGEWQIARKNRRRKPSIVHQSMEPDSSIIDQDEVRKLDDNPIPLDEGEYFAPVPEPVEFIDVNNKKELPKTNGSFFNNLKNKTLKTRRLSSPAFLRTLNRQSLRSTPSPIMRTIEPIFNGKIGKKAASESPTGSLWSDSTEISQNGQLSENGSKKKKSIKNILKKVF